The Buchnera aphidicola str. APS (Acyrthosiphon pisum) genome has a segment encoding these proteins:
- the mraY gene encoding phospho-N-acetylmuramoyl-pentapeptide-transferase, whose protein sequence is MLIFFNKYLHINLNILSYIPYRAIFSLLTSFFINLYIGPYFIYYFKKLQTYQIIRNNGPKTHYSKKNTPTMGGIFIIFSILFSTILYCNLSNIYIWYVISILIGYGLIGFIDDYKKIKYKNSQGLKLKWKYFFLSIIAFIFICMIKINNKDIISTELIIPFCIKNDFEINYLYIFLSYFVLVGTSNAVNLTDGLDGLAIMPVIFLTCGLTLISLFSDNINISHYLHVQYVKNSTELAILCMAIVGSGLGFLWFNSYPAKVFMGDVGSLALGGSLGAIAILLHQELLLIIMGGIFVFETISVILQIISFKIRKKRIFQMAPVHHHYEVKGILEPLIIVRFWIVSLILLLISLISLKVC, encoded by the coding sequence ATATTCTTTCTTATATTCCATATCGTGCAATATTTAGCTTATTAACTTCTTTTTTTATCAATCTATATATTGGGCCATATTTTATATATTACTTTAAAAAATTACAAACATATCAAATTATACGAAATAATGGGCCAAAAACACATTATTCAAAAAAAAACACACCTACCATGGGTGGAATTTTTATAATTTTTTCTATATTGTTTTCGACAATACTATACTGTAATTTATCCAATATTTATATTTGGTACGTCATAAGTATTTTAATAGGATATGGCTTAATAGGTTTTATAGATGATTATAAAAAAATAAAGTATAAAAATAGTCAAGGATTAAAACTAAAATGGAAATATTTTTTTTTATCTATTATTGCTTTCATATTCATCTGTATGATTAAGATAAACAATAAAGATATTATTTCTACTGAATTAATAATTCCCTTTTGTATAAAGAATGATTTTGAAATAAACTATTTATATATATTTCTTTCTTATTTTGTACTAGTTGGCACTAGTAATGCAGTTAATCTAACAGATGGATTAGATGGTTTAGCTATTATGCCAGTTATTTTTTTAACTTGTGGTTTGACATTAATATCTTTATTTAGCGACAATATAAATATCTCACATTATCTACATGTTCAATATGTAAAAAATTCAACAGAACTAGCTATATTATGTATGGCAATTGTTGGTTCAGGATTAGGTTTTTTATGGTTTAATAGCTATCCAGCAAAAGTGTTCATGGGAGATGTTGGATCACTAGCATTAGGTGGTTCTTTAGGAGCTATAGCAATATTATTACATCAAGAATTACTACTAATTATCATGGGTGGTATTTTTGTTTTTGAAACAATATCTGTGATATTACAAATTATATCGTTTAAAATAAGAAAAAAAAGAATTTTTCAAATGGCACCAGTTCACCACCATTATGAAGTCAAAGGAATATTAGAACCTTTGATTATCGTAAGATTTTGGATTGTGTCACTAATATTGTTACTCATAAGTCTCATTTCTTTAAAGGTATGTTGA